In Coffea eugenioides isolate CCC68of unplaced genomic scaffold, Ceug_1.0 ScVebR1_200;HRSCAF=821, whole genome shotgun sequence, the following are encoded in one genomic region:
- the LOC113756129 gene encoding uncharacterized protein LOC113756129: MALEMEIKDLIVFSDSNLLVHQTLKEWITQNSKILPCHCNLLDLTNKFRSLEFKHIPRARNIFADALATLSSMIQHLDELYSDIKEFLKIGSYPPGADTTAKSFLRKLSSKIFLNGEVIYKRMSDLGLLRCVDEDEADYLMKEVHSGISRSHMNGHLLAKKIMRA; encoded by the exons ATGGCATTGGAGATGGAGATCAAAGATTTAATAGTGTTCAGTGATTCCAATCTGCTCGTGCATCAAACGCTCAAAGAATGGATAACTCAAAATTCAAAGATTTTGCCATGTCATTGCAATTTACTGGATTTGACAAACAAATTCAGAAGTTTGGAGTTCAAGCATATTCCACGTGCTCGAAATATTTttgctgatgctttggccactttatcTTCAATGATTCAACATCTAGATGAGTTG TACAGCGATATtaaggaatttctcaaaatcgGGTCCTATCCTCCAGGCGCTGATACTACTGCTAAAAGCTTTTTGCGCAAATTATCATCCAAGATTTTCTTAAATGGAGAGGTGATATACAAAAGGATGTCAGACTTAGGCCTTCTAAGATgcgttgatgaagatgaagcagATTATttgatgaaagaagtgcatagtggtATATCTCGATCACATATGAATGGACATTTATTAGCAAAGAAGATTATGAGGGCATGA